The following proteins are co-located in the Dyadobacter chenwenxiniae genome:
- a CDS encoding YceI family protein: METLNKTRWVIDRSHSEVGFKLKHLMVSTVRGVFKEYDASIYTTNEDFLTAEVDFWINPASIDTGNAQRDDHLRNSDFFDTDHFKEINFTGNTYEAADKSNKYNIYGALTIKGVSKQVKLTVEFGGIIKDPWGKEKAIFSVTGTISRKDWGLNWNMPLETGGLLVSDDISIHVELQLVKQS; this comes from the coding sequence ATGGAAACATTAAATAAAACAAGATGGGTGATTGATCGGAGCCACAGCGAAGTAGGCTTTAAACTCAAACATCTTATGGTATCGACTGTACGAGGCGTCTTCAAAGAATATGATGCTAGTATCTACACAACAAATGAAGATTTTTTAACTGCTGAGGTTGATTTTTGGATCAATCCTGCCTCAATAGATACAGGCAATGCACAAAGGGATGACCACCTGAGGAATTCCGATTTCTTTGACACTGATCACTTTAAGGAAATTAATTTTACTGGAAACACCTATGAAGCGGCTGATAAGAGCAACAAGTATAACATTTATGGTGCGCTTACAATCAAAGGTGTCAGCAAGCAAGTGAAACTAACGGTTGAGTTTGGAGGCATCATTAAAGATCCTTGGGGCAAGGAAAAAGCGATCTTTTCGGTAACGGGTACGATTAGTCGTAAAGATTGGGGATTAAACTGGAATATGCCTTTGGAAACCGGAGGGTTATTGGTAAGTGACGATATATCTATCCATGTTGAATTGCAGTTGGTGAAGCAATCTTAG
- a CDS encoding SDR family oxidoreductase, which translates to MSKKIVLITGTNSGFGWLTANSLAALGHKVYATMRDTNGKNADKAKALSQVENITVLDVTLTDETSVKTAIDTIITKEGTIDVVVNNAGIGMMGVAESYSVKDVQEMFDVNVIAPFRLIKLALPFMRKKSEGLIINITSGFGRVSFPFSVVYGASKFGLEGLSEGLHYEVRPLGIDVAIIEPGAFPTEMSQKARLASDVETTNGYEELLAVYPNKMVAAIGQLFETFTPNPQDVADAVVDLINLPNGERPLRTVVDPTTGEFIKKANDAVSVEYSKALTAFGMEGLLA; encoded by the coding sequence ATGAGCAAAAAGATCGTTTTAATTACAGGAACAAATAGTGGTTTTGGATGGCTTACTGCCAATAGTTTAGCCGCTTTGGGGCATAAAGTTTACGCCACCATGAGAGATACCAACGGAAAGAATGCTGATAAAGCAAAAGCACTGTCACAAGTGGAAAATATCACCGTGTTAGATGTAACCCTAACAGACGAAACCAGCGTGAAAACTGCTATTGACACCATCATCACCAAAGAAGGAACCATTGATGTAGTGGTGAATAATGCCGGTATTGGAATGATGGGCGTGGCAGAAAGTTATTCGGTGAAGGATGTGCAGGAAATGTTTGACGTGAACGTAATTGCACCTTTTAGATTAATAAAACTGGCATTGCCATTCATGCGCAAAAAATCAGAAGGACTGATCATTAATATCACAAGTGGTTTCGGGAGGGTTAGCTTTCCTTTTTCGGTAGTTTATGGTGCTTCAAAATTTGGTTTGGAGGGATTGAGCGAAGGTTTGCATTATGAAGTAAGGCCGTTGGGAATTGATGTGGCAATTATAGAACCGGGCGCATTTCCTACCGAGATGAGCCAAAAAGCCAGACTTGCTTCGGATGTGGAAACCACTAATGGATACGAAGAATTGTTAGCCGTTTATCCGAATAAAATGGTAGCCGCCATTGGCCAACTATTTGAAACTTTTACGCCCAATCCTCAGGATGTGGCAGATGCAGTAGTGGATCTGATCAATTTGCCAAATGGAGAAAGACCATTAAGAACAGTTGTCGATCCCACGACAGGGGAATTTATAAAAAAAGCCAACGACGCTGTCAGTGTTGAATATTCAAAAGCTTTGACAGCATTTGGGATGGAAGGCCTTTTAGCATAA
- a CDS encoding Crp/Fnr family transcriptional regulator, giving the protein MEEFINYILQFGNLNKQQTDFIVGKAKTLELHKEDYFSEAGKIPRQVGFLLEGVVRFCYYNNKGEEITQYFIDENNFVSDQQRFEAQVVASEYIQAVTDCKLLVFSKKDWDEIGNTIVGWDAITGLILKNCLLKTIERRSPLVSEDATTRYLSFIEHFPGLVTRIPLSHIASYIGITQQSLSRIRKNIR; this is encoded by the coding sequence ATGGAAGAATTCATTAATTATATATTACAGTTTGGAAATCTGAATAAGCAGCAAACAGATTTCATTGTTGGCAAAGCAAAGACGCTGGAACTTCATAAGGAGGACTATTTTTCAGAAGCCGGAAAGATCCCAAGGCAGGTTGGATTTCTTCTCGAAGGGGTCGTTCGTTTTTGCTATTATAATAACAAAGGTGAAGAAATCACGCAATACTTCATTGACGAGAATAATTTTGTTTCGGACCAACAAAGATTTGAGGCACAAGTAGTGGCTTCCGAGTATATACAGGCAGTTACCGATTGTAAATTGCTTGTTTTTTCAAAGAAAGATTGGGACGAGATTGGAAATACTATTGTTGGCTGGGACGCTATTACAGGTCTGATATTAAAAAATTGTTTGTTGAAAACGATAGAAAGGAGGAGCCCCCTGGTTTCAGAGGATGCAACCACCCGATATTTATCATTTATCGAACATTTTCCTGGCCTTGTCACTCGTATCCCGCTTTCTCATATCGCTTCTTATATAGGAATTACACAGCAGTCTTTAAGTAGAATAAGAAAAAACATCCGTTAA
- a CDS encoding ArsR/SmtB family transcription factor, translating into MVLLEVIKALSNQTRLNILEWLKEPFTHFPAEELADYSPELGVCVSDIAKKAGMSVPTVSVYLKAMSTASILTATRKDQWTYYKRNEQSIQNLAKHIKENL; encoded by the coding sequence ATGGTTCTATTAGAAGTCATTAAGGCATTATCAAATCAGACCCGGCTAAACATTCTAGAATGGTTAAAAGAGCCTTTTACGCACTTTCCTGCCGAAGAGCTAGCCGACTATTCGCCAGAGTTAGGCGTATGTGTTTCTGATATTGCAAAAAAAGCAGGGATGTCTGTCCCTACCGTTTCTGTTTATTTAAAAGCAATGTCGACCGCCAGTATTTTAACCGCCACAAGAAAGGATCAGTGGACATATTACAAGAGGAATGAACAATCAATCCAAAATTTGGCGAAGCACATAAAAGAGAATTTATAA
- a CDS encoding zinc-dependent alcohol dehydrogenase family protein produces the protein MKAAILKEFGPAENFEIVDVPMPKPGFREVLVKVFATSVNPLDYQVRRGDYKNELSLPVITGHDVSGEIVEVGQGVENFKIGDQVYYTPEIFKGQGSYAQYHCAHESIIALKPKNLSHLEAATLPLAAGTAWEMLVTRAQLKINQSILIHGGAGGVGIPTIQIAKAMGAIVFTTARKVHHRFLLELGADHVIDYENENYIDAIQQLTGGKGVDVIIDTLGGNTLSDSGLILSQMGQVVTVVDIEKPQNLIHAWGKNATYHFVFTRQNRNKLDEITKLVETNKLKPVLNKVFSLSEMSKAHSLLENKTGDKNFYGKIGIEIDK, from the coding sequence ATGAAAGCAGCAATCTTAAAGGAGTTCGGCCCTGCCGAAAATTTCGAAATTGTAGACGTGCCGATGCCAAAACCAGGTTTCAGAGAAGTTTTGGTCAAAGTGTTTGCAACATCTGTGAACCCTTTGGACTACCAGGTCCGCCGTGGAGATTATAAAAATGAATTGTCCTTACCTGTCATAACAGGTCACGATGTCTCCGGTGAAATTGTAGAAGTCGGTCAGGGTGTAGAAAATTTCAAGATCGGTGACCAGGTATATTATACCCCTGAGATCTTTAAGGGCCAGGGAAGCTATGCGCAGTATCACTGCGCCCATGAGTCTATCATTGCATTAAAACCAAAAAACCTAAGCCATCTCGAAGCTGCAACGCTTCCCTTAGCAGCGGGCACGGCTTGGGAAATGCTGGTTACCAGGGCACAGCTAAAGATCAATCAATCCATCTTGATCCATGGTGGTGCCGGTGGCGTAGGAATACCGACCATTCAGATTGCCAAGGCAATGGGAGCGATCGTTTTCACCACAGCTAGGAAAGTCCACCACCGATTTCTGCTTGAATTAGGAGCTGATCATGTGATCGACTATGAAAATGAAAACTACATCGACGCTATTCAGCAACTTACTGGTGGTAAGGGGGTTGATGTCATTATTGACACCCTTGGAGGTAATACACTTTCTGATAGCGGGCTGATCCTTAGCCAGATGGGGCAGGTAGTTACAGTGGTCGACATTGAAAAACCTCAAAACCTGATTCACGCCTGGGGGAAAAATGCGACCTATCATTTTGTCTTTACCCGCCAAAACCGAAATAAATTGGATGAAATAACGAAACTGGTAGAAACCAACAAGTTAAAACCTGTTCTTAACAAGGTCTTTTCGTTGTCGGAGATGAGTAAAGCGCATAGTTTGCTGGAAAACAAAACCGGAGATAAAAACTTCTACGGCAAGATCGGAATCGAGATCGACAAATAA
- a CDS encoding LytR/AlgR family response regulator transcription factor produces METIKCVIIDDENNCLEMMEWLLKMYAPTVSISAMCNSAEKGIAAIHAHRPDVVFLDIEMPRMNGFDMLEQFDKLFFDVVFTTAYDKFAIKAFKYSALNYLLKPVDPDDLKETVRRMENKKTVPSKEQIELLFQSVRQMKPTPMRIALTTAEGLIFATTQDIIYCEAESNYTTVVLSGGKKIVVSKVLKDIDEALNGPDFFRVHNSYLINLNRIKKFVRGDGGYVVMDNDMAIGISRSRRQEFMDMFAKF; encoded by the coding sequence ATGGAAACTATAAAATGTGTCATTATTGACGATGAAAACAATTGCCTCGAAATGATGGAGTGGCTTTTGAAAATGTACGCACCCACCGTCTCCATTTCTGCCATGTGCAATTCGGCAGAGAAAGGTATTGCGGCAATCCACGCGCACCGGCCCGATGTGGTTTTTCTGGATATTGAGATGCCCAGGATGAACGGTTTTGATATGCTCGAACAATTCGATAAACTTTTCTTTGATGTGGTTTTTACCACAGCGTATGACAAGTTTGCTATTAAAGCATTCAAGTACAGCGCATTGAACTATTTATTAAAACCGGTCGACCCCGACGATCTGAAAGAAACGGTCAGGCGGATGGAAAACAAGAAAACAGTTCCCTCCAAAGAACAGATTGAGCTGCTTTTCCAGAGCGTAAGGCAAATGAAACCGACCCCGATGCGCATTGCCCTTACGACGGCGGAGGGGCTGATTTTTGCCACTACACAGGATATCATCTATTGCGAAGCGGAAAGCAATTACACCACGGTGGTCCTGTCAGGCGGGAAAAAAATTGTGGTTTCAAAGGTGCTCAAGGATATCGATGAAGCACTAAACGGCCCTGACTTTTTCAGGGTACATAATTCTTATCTGATTAACCTGAACCGGATCAAGAAGTTTGTGCGCGGGGACGGCGGCTACGTCGTAATGGATAACGATATGGCTATCGGTATTTCACGCTCGCGCCGTCAGGAGTTCATGGACATGTTCGCCAAGTTCTAG